The proteins below come from a single Solea solea chromosome 6, fSolSol10.1, whole genome shotgun sequence genomic window:
- the LOC131461485 gene encoding twist-related protein 2-like, with protein sequence MREEVSCTNSPEGGLGASEEELERGSKKGLQGGNRKRSPFPKKDSLGQAEESSTGSPTSLLPAGPKRVKKSPTTVVSLASTSLGPRPDQPFEDLHSQRVIANVRERQRTQSLNDAFASLRKIIPTLPSDKLSKIQILKLASRYIDFLYQVLQSDEMDAKLASCNYLAHERLSYAFSVWRMEGAWAMSTSH encoded by the coding sequence ATGAGAGAAGAGGTTTCCTGCACCAACTCCCCTGAAGGAGGACTGGGGGCCAGCGAAGAGGAACTGGAGAGAGGATCGAAGAAGGGTCTCCAAGGAGGAAACCGAAAACGTTCCCCGTTTCCCAAGAAGGACAGTCTCGGTCAGGCAGAGGAGAGCAGCACCGGCAGCCCCACCAGCCTGCTGCCTGCCGGGCCGAAGAGGGTGAAGAAGAGCCCCACGACAGTCGTGTCACTGGCCTCCACGTCGCTGGGCCCCAGGCCGGATCAGCCCTTTGAGGACCTCCACTCTCAACGGGTCATAGCCAATGTGCGGGAACGTCAACGCACTCAGTCCCTGAACGACGCCTTCGCCTCTCTACGCAAGATCATCCCCACGCTACCTTCAGACAAGCTGAGCAAGATCCAGATCTTGAAGCTGGCGTCACGCTACATCGACTTCCTCTACCAGGTGCTGCAGAGTGACGAGATGGACGCCAAGCTGGCCAGCTGCAACTACCTGGCCCACGAAAGACTCAGCTACGCTTTCTCCGTCTGGAGGATGGAAGGGGCCTGGGCCATGTCCACCAGCCACTAG